In one Mangrovibacterium diazotrophicum genomic region, the following are encoded:
- a CDS encoding SLC13 family permease, giving the protein MTFEGYFVLGVIIIMIVALIYDLMRPGLLLFSALMVLMATGVINTEESLAGFSNKGMLTVAVLFLVSEGVRQTGALNILGRAFLPKRRGKLPFTLPRILLPVSVLSAFLNNTPVVIIFAPMIKNWAERMNLSPQKFLIPLSYATILGGMCTLIGTSTNLVVHGLMLENGLPGLNMFELGKVGIWVAIVGFLYMSVIGHKILPGEKNNLRRSRNDYKEYFLDATLPDNSALIGEEINNGRTHTIKNIIIHSVERNGEIIDSRKGKFTLESTDKLVIAVKSDSLIPLITHKQIELKAMKGFGKFYKSTDIKQIEAVIAPRFPGINQTIDEFDFLNHYQAEVLAVYRNGETISTNVGSVRMKDGDSLVLLTNENFIRNWGESKIFYLTSFIGEIPPPRYKGQRLIALLLVLLMIVGATVGKYLPEINGAKPDMFYFAALVACIMTWINIMPNRKYTKVISWDVLITIACAFGISKALQNSGAADSIALTAINFSKSWGPIGVLITIYLITTIFTEVITNNAAAALVFPIAFAAAEQLHVDPKPFFITICIAASASFATPIGYQTNLLVQGLGNYKFIDYTKVGLPLNIIAFIISITLVPILWPF; this is encoded by the coding sequence ATGACATTTGAAGGCTATTTCGTTTTAGGCGTCATCATCATCATGATCGTTGCGCTTATTTACGACCTGATGCGTCCAGGCCTGCTGCTGTTCTCTGCCCTAATGGTACTGATGGCAACAGGCGTGATCAATACAGAAGAAAGCCTAGCCGGGTTCTCTAACAAAGGGATGCTAACGGTAGCCGTTTTATTCCTGGTCAGTGAAGGAGTTCGCCAAACCGGTGCGTTGAATATCCTGGGGCGTGCCTTTCTTCCTAAACGAAGAGGGAAACTACCTTTTACACTTCCGCGAATTTTGTTGCCGGTGTCGGTTTTATCAGCCTTTCTGAATAACACCCCCGTGGTCATCATTTTTGCGCCGATGATCAAGAACTGGGCAGAGCGCATGAACCTCTCGCCGCAAAAATTTCTGATACCACTCTCCTACGCCACTATTTTGGGCGGCATGTGTACATTGATTGGCACATCGACCAATCTCGTTGTGCATGGTCTTATGCTCGAGAATGGCTTGCCCGGCTTGAACATGTTCGAACTTGGGAAAGTTGGGATTTGGGTGGCGATCGTCGGTTTCCTGTACATGTCGGTTATCGGGCACAAAATATTGCCGGGCGAAAAGAACAATCTTCGCCGGAGTCGTAACGACTACAAAGAATATTTTCTGGACGCAACGCTCCCTGACAATAGCGCACTGATTGGAGAAGAAATAAACAATGGCCGCACACATACGATCAAGAACATCATTATTCACTCCGTAGAGCGCAATGGTGAAATTATTGATAGCCGCAAAGGAAAGTTCACACTGGAAAGCACCGATAAGCTTGTTATTGCCGTGAAATCGGACTCACTTATTCCGCTAATCACACACAAGCAGATTGAGTTGAAAGCCATGAAAGGCTTCGGCAAATTTTATAAGAGCACCGACATTAAGCAAATTGAAGCGGTTATTGCGCCACGCTTTCCGGGAATCAATCAAACCATCGACGAGTTTGACTTCCTGAACCACTACCAAGCCGAAGTTTTGGCCGTTTACCGAAATGGAGAAACGATCTCTACCAACGTTGGTTCAGTGCGAATGAAGGATGGCGACAGCCTTGTTTTGCTGACCAATGAAAATTTCATCAGAAACTGGGGTGAATCAAAAATATTCTACCTGACTTCTTTTATTGGCGAAATACCACCACCACGCTATAAAGGACAACGATTGATTGCACTTTTACTTGTGCTGTTAATGATTGTGGGTGCAACCGTTGGCAAATACCTCCCTGAAATTAACGGGGCCAAACCCGACATGTTCTATTTTGCGGCATTGGTTGCCTGCATCATGACCTGGATCAACATCATGCCCAACCGAAAATACACCAAGGTAATTTCGTGGGACGTCCTGATCACCATTGCCTGTGCATTCGGAATCAGCAAAGCCCTGCAAAACTCAGGAGCGGCCGACAGCATCGCCCTAACAGCGATCAACTTCTCAAAATCGTGGGGGCCAATCGGCGTGCTGATTACCATTTACCTGATCACTACAATTTTCACTGAAGTCATCACCAACAACGCCGCAGCAGCACTTGTATTCCCTATTGCTTTTGCCGCAGCCGAGCAGTTACATGTCGATCCCAAACCATTCTTCATCACGATCTGTATCGCGGCTTCAGCAAGCTTCGCAACACCAATCGGTTACCAAACCAACCTGCTCGTGCAAGGTTTAGGAAACTACAAATTCATTGATTACACCAAAGTTGGCCTGCCACTCAACATCATCGCTTTTATTATCTCAATAACCTTGGTGCCAATTCTTTGGCCATTTTAA
- a CDS encoding fumarate hydratase, which translates to MAEFIYQKPFPIKKDTTEYRLLTKDYVSTVEFDGRKILKVAPEALELLAKEAIADVSFYLRAAHLEKLRSILDDPEATDNDKFVAHTMLANQVIAAEGELPTCQDTGTAIVIGKKGENVYTGANDALYLSKGVFDTYRDRNLRYSQVVPLTMLDEKNTGSNLPAQIDLYAEEGNKYEFLFITKGGGSGNKTYLYQQTKALLTEEALTKFVKEKIRDLGTSACPPYHLALVIGGTSAEATLAAVKKASAGYFDHLPTEGNEGGQAFRDLEWEEKVLKICRESGIGAQFGGKYFVHDVRVIRMPRHAASCPVGLGVSCSADRNIKGKITEDGIFLEQLEKNPRRFLPEAAPEMAPPVNIDLDRPMEEVLAELTKYPIKTRLNLSGTLIVARDIAHAQIKKIVDSGEPMPEYFKKYPVYYAGPAKTPQGMASGSFGPTTAGRMDPYVDLFQSMGGSMVMVAKGNRSKAVTDACKKHGGFYLGSIGGPAAILAKESIKAVEVVDFPELGMEAVRKIRIENFPAFIIVDDKGNDFFASL; encoded by the coding sequence ATGGCTGAATTTATTTATCAAAAACCTTTCCCGATTAAAAAAGATACAACCGAGTATCGGTTGCTGACTAAAGATTACGTTTCAACGGTTGAATTTGATGGCCGTAAAATTTTGAAAGTAGCGCCCGAAGCATTGGAGTTGCTGGCTAAAGAAGCAATTGCTGATGTTTCTTTCTACCTGCGCGCTGCTCACCTCGAAAAGCTTCGTTCTATTTTGGACGATCCGGAAGCAACCGACAACGACAAATTCGTAGCACACACCATGCTGGCAAACCAGGTGATTGCTGCTGAAGGTGAATTACCAACTTGCCAGGATACCGGTACGGCAATCGTCATCGGTAAAAAAGGAGAAAATGTGTACACCGGAGCAAACGACGCTTTGTATTTGTCGAAAGGCGTGTTCGATACCTATAGGGATCGTAACCTGCGTTATTCGCAAGTGGTGCCTTTAACGATGCTTGACGAGAAAAACACCGGTAGCAACTTGCCTGCACAAATCGACTTGTATGCCGAAGAAGGTAACAAGTACGAGTTCCTGTTCATTACTAAAGGTGGTGGTTCGGGTAACAAAACGTACCTGTATCAGCAAACAAAAGCTTTGTTGACAGAAGAAGCGTTAACCAAGTTCGTGAAAGAAAAAATCAGAGATTTGGGTACTTCTGCTTGTCCTCCGTACCACTTGGCCTTGGTAATCGGTGGAACATCGGCCGAAGCTACTTTGGCTGCTGTGAAAAAAGCATCAGCGGGTTATTTCGATCACCTGCCAACTGAAGGAAACGAAGGTGGCCAGGCTTTCCGCGATTTGGAGTGGGAAGAAAAAGTTCTGAAAATCTGTCGCGAGAGCGGAATCGGTGCCCAGTTCGGTGGTAAATATTTTGTACACGATGTTCGTGTAATCCGTATGCCTCGCCACGCAGCTTCTTGCCCGGTAGGTTTGGGTGTTAGCTGTAGTGCCGACCGTAACATCAAAGGAAAAATCACCGAAGATGGTATCTTCCTGGAACAGCTGGAAAAAAATCCACGTCGTTTCTTGCCGGAAGCTGCTCCTGAAATGGCTCCTCCTGTGAACATCGATTTGGATCGCCCAATGGAAGAAGTTTTGGCCGAGCTGACCAAATACCCGATCAAAACCCGTTTAAACTTGAGCGGAACATTGATCGTAGCCCGCGATATCGCACACGCGCAAATCAAAAAGATTGTCGACTCGGGCGAACCAATGCCGGAGTACTTCAAAAAATACCCGGTTTACTACGCCGGACCAGCTAAAACACCACAAGGAATGGCATCAGGTAGTTTCGGCCCAACAACTGCCGGACGGATGGACCCTTACGTTGATTTGTTCCAAAGCATGGGCGGATCAATGGTGATGGTTGCAAAAGGAAACCGTTCGAAAGCAGTGACCGACGCTTGTAAGAAACACGGTGGTTTCTACCTGGGATCAATTGGTGGCCCTGCTGCAATCCTGGCAAAAGAAAGTATCAAAGCGGTTGAAGTGGTTGACTTCCCGGAATTGGGAATGGAAGCTGTTCGGAAAATCCGCATCGAGAATTTCCCGGCATTCATTATCGTCGACGACAAAGGAAACGACTTCTTTGCGTCACTGTAG
- the cysD gene encoding sulfate adenylyltransferase subunit CysD gives MKKYNLTHLRELEAEAIHIIREVAAEFENPVMLYSIGKDSSVMVRLAEKAFYPGKVPFPLMHIDSKWKFKEMIEFRDNYAKENGWDLIVHYNKKGFEAGVGPFTHGSKVHTDTMKTKALLEGLSKYGFDAAFGGARRDEEKSRAKERIFSFRDKFHQWDPKNQRPELWDIYNARVHKGESIRVFPISNWTELDVWQYIRLENIPIVPLYYAKERPVVNVDGNLIMVDDERMPKELAEKAEMRKVRFRTLGCYPLTGAVESGAETIEEIVEEMMTVKVSERTTRVIDFDQEGSMEQKKREGYF, from the coding sequence ATGAAGAAATATAATCTGACGCATTTGCGGGAGCTTGAGGCTGAAGCGATTCACATCATCCGCGAAGTAGCTGCCGAGTTTGAAAATCCGGTGATGTTATACTCCATCGGGAAAGACTCTTCAGTTATGGTCAGGCTGGCTGAAAAAGCTTTTTATCCGGGTAAAGTACCTTTTCCACTGATGCACATTGACTCGAAGTGGAAGTTCAAAGAGATGATCGAGTTCCGTGATAACTACGCCAAAGAAAACGGCTGGGATTTGATCGTTCATTACAACAAAAAAGGATTCGAAGCCGGTGTTGGACCTTTCACCCACGGAAGTAAAGTGCACACCGATACAATGAAAACGAAAGCCCTATTGGAAGGCTTAAGCAAATATGGTTTTGATGCCGCTTTCGGTGGTGCACGCCGCGACGAAGAGAAATCCCGTGCAAAAGAACGGATCTTCTCATTCCGCGATAAATTTCACCAATGGGATCCGAAAAACCAGCGTCCTGAATTGTGGGACATCTACAATGCCCGCGTTCACAAAGGAGAGTCGATCCGTGTGTTCCCGATTTCTAACTGGACCGAATTAGATGTGTGGCAATACATCCGTTTGGAAAATATTCCAATCGTTCCGTTGTACTATGCCAAGGAGCGTCCTGTTGTCAATGTTGATGGTAACCTGATCATGGTTGACGACGAACGTATGCCGAAAGAACTGGCTGAAAAAGCAGAAATGAGAAAGGTACGTTTCCGTACATTGGGGTGCTACCCGCTGACTGGTGCTGTTGAATCAGGCGCAGAAACAATTGAAGAAATCGTTGAAGAAATGATGACCGTGAAAGTTTCAGAACGCACAACACGCGTGATCGACTTCGACCAAGAAGGTAGTATGGAACAAAAGAAACGCGAAGGATATTTCTAG
- the rny gene encoding ribonuclease Y encodes MEILYVISGFLGGGVLSYFLWDKAINGKKRKILSEAEAEGEVIKKDKILQAKEKFLQLKAEHEKYINEKNSKIAGIENKMKQKETAFLQSKNDFQRTVKDFETEKRQVESIRENLTAQINLVQQKEDDLEKLHRQKVEQLEAISGLSAEEAKSQLVDSLKNEAKTEAMSYINEIMEEAKLTANKEAKKVVVKTIQRVATETAIENAVTIFHIESDEIKGRIIGREGRNIRALEAATGVEIIVDDTPEAIVLSGFDPVRREVARLALHQLVTDGRIHPARIEEVVGKVKKQIEEEIIETGKRTTIDLGIHGLHPELIRLIGKMKYRSSYGQNLLQHSREVANLCAIMASELGLNPKWAKRAGLLHDIGKVPDDEPELPHAVLGMKLAEKFKEKPDICNAIGAHHDEVEMTTMLAPIVQVCDAISGARPGARREVVESYIKRLKALEDLALSYPGVLKTYAIQAGRELRVIVGSDKISDKETEQLSYDIAKHIQDEMTYPGQIKITVIRETRAVNYAK; translated from the coding sequence ATGGAAATATTATACGTAATTTCTGGCTTTTTGGGCGGCGGCGTTTTGTCCTACTTCCTGTGGGATAAGGCGATCAACGGCAAGAAGCGCAAGATACTCAGCGAGGCTGAAGCTGAAGGCGAGGTGATAAAGAAGGATAAGATCCTGCAGGCAAAGGAAAAATTTTTGCAGTTAAAAGCTGAACACGAAAAGTATATCAACGAGAAAAACAGCAAGATCGCCGGGATTGAAAATAAAATGAAGCAAAAGGAAACGGCGTTTCTGCAAAGCAAAAATGATTTTCAACGTACGGTGAAAGATTTCGAGACTGAAAAGCGTCAAGTGGAAAGCATCCGCGAAAACCTGACGGCTCAAATCAACCTGGTTCAGCAAAAAGAAGATGATCTGGAGAAATTGCACCGCCAAAAAGTGGAGCAATTGGAAGCTATTTCAGGCTTGTCTGCTGAAGAAGCGAAATCTCAACTTGTTGATTCGTTGAAAAATGAGGCTAAAACCGAAGCGATGTCGTACATCAACGAGATCATGGAGGAAGCGAAATTGACAGCGAATAAGGAAGCGAAAAAGGTTGTTGTAAAAACCATTCAACGTGTCGCTACTGAAACGGCTATCGAAAACGCGGTGACCATCTTCCATATCGAAAGCGACGAAATAAAAGGTCGTATTATCGGTCGCGAAGGTCGTAACATCCGCGCACTTGAAGCTGCTACCGGTGTTGAAATCATCGTCGACGACACTCCTGAAGCAATCGTACTTTCCGGTTTCGATCCGGTTCGCCGTGAGGTTGCCCGTTTGGCTTTGCACCAATTGGTAACTGACGGACGTATTCACCCGGCCCGTATCGAAGAAGTTGTTGGTAAGGTGAAAAAACAAATTGAAGAAGAAATCATTGAAACCGGTAAACGGACAACAATCGACTTGGGTATCCACGGATTGCACCCGGAACTGATTCGTTTGATCGGTAAAATGAAATACCGTTCGTCTTATGGACAGAACCTGTTGCAGCACTCGCGTGAGGTTGCTAACCTTTGTGCAATCATGGCATCGGAACTGGGCTTGAACCCGAAATGGGCGAAACGTGCCGGTCTGTTGCACGATATTGGTAAAGTGCCGGATGACGAGCCGGAATTGCCACACGCTGTGTTGGGTATGAAACTAGCTGAGAAGTTCAAAGAAAAACCGGATATCTGCAACGCTATTGGTGCTCACCACGACGAAGTGGAAATGACAACTATGTTGGCACCGATCGTTCAGGTTTGTGATGCCATTTCAGGTGCTCGTCCGGGTGCCCGCCGCGAAGTGGTTGAGTCGTACATCAAGCGTTTGAAAGCGTTGGAAGATTTGGCTCTTTCATATCCGGGCGTATTGAAAACTTACGCGATCCAGGCTGGTCGCGAGTTGCGTGTAATTGTTGGTAGCGACAAGATTTCGGACAAAGAAACCGAACAGCTGTCATACGACATTGCGAAACACATTCAGGATGAAATGACTTATCCGGGACAGATCAAGATCACTGTGATTCGCGAAACACGTGCGGTGAACTACGCAAAATAA
- a CDS encoding M23 family metallopeptidase, with amino-acid sequence MKYLLLTLLFLFFKNPYNPSIAPNYFAPPVKIPIYLAGNFGELRSNHFHSGIDIKTQGKTGLPVYAAAEGTVTRINISPVGFGLALYIKHPNGYSTVYGHLSRLRDDMEQYIKDIQYNRESFSIDVSVPAGKFNVEKGELVAYSGNSGSSGGPHLHFEIRDSATENPINPLLFNFDVKDNTPPKLMSVMLYPLSNGANIDGRLNQKPFDLVFYDGEYHLKGNPIITAGGTIGFGLQGLDYLDGSWSKCGIYEIDLTVNSKLIYSFKMNELNFGESRYLNSHIDYTYLRNNSRRYHKNWIEDGNKLNNYPVRENKGKIVIEPGEKYDVAYLVKDVAGNISRLNFALQGKATIAPGPQQAGIPVQWDQDLLLKQDDVVANFKAGSFYSNFFLDYKELPTQKDLYSKRIQLHQSDVPVHQSYNLRIKAEGLPADLQSRALIVAIDPKTHKQYSMGGKYTNGWVEANVRQLGTFAIATDTEAPTITPINIQNHSTLTDRRKVSFKLLDNLSGIESYSGSIDGQWVLFEYDAKNSLLEYSFDAKRLQLGKSHNLKLTVTDGAGNESVYEAKFYR; translated from the coding sequence ATGAAGTACCTGCTTTTGACATTATTATTTCTCTTTTTTAAAAATCCATATAATCCGAGTATTGCGCCGAACTATTTTGCACCTCCGGTTAAAATACCAATCTACCTGGCTGGCAATTTTGGCGAGCTGCGCTCGAATCACTTTCATTCGGGAATCGACATCAAGACGCAGGGGAAAACAGGTCTCCCGGTTTACGCTGCCGCCGAGGGAACTGTTACCCGCATAAATATCTCGCCGGTAGGTTTCGGACTGGCACTCTACATCAAACATCCCAATGGCTACTCGACCGTTTACGGGCATTTGAGCCGTTTGCGCGACGATATGGAGCAATACATCAAAGACATTCAGTATAACCGCGAAAGTTTTTCGATTGATGTTTCTGTTCCAGCAGGAAAATTCAATGTTGAAAAAGGCGAATTGGTGGCCTATAGTGGCAACAGCGGAAGTTCAGGCGGGCCCCACCTTCATTTTGAAATTCGCGACAGCGCTACTGAAAACCCGATTAACCCGCTTCTTTTCAATTTCGATGTAAAAGACAACACACCGCCAAAACTGATGTCGGTGATGCTCTACCCGCTTTCCAACGGCGCAAATATTGACGGTAGACTAAACCAAAAACCTTTCGACCTCGTCTTCTACGATGGCGAATATCACCTGAAAGGAAACCCAATCATCACCGCTGGTGGTACCATTGGTTTTGGACTTCAGGGGCTGGACTATTTGGATGGAAGCTGGAGCAAATGTGGCATCTACGAAATAGACCTCACGGTAAATAGCAAGTTGATTTATTCGTTTAAAATGAATGAGCTGAACTTTGGTGAAAGCAGGTATTTGAACAGCCACATCGACTACACGTACCTGCGCAACAATTCTCGCAGATACCATAAAAACTGGATAGAGGACGGCAATAAACTGAATAACTACCCGGTTAGGGAGAACAAAGGGAAAATCGTTATTGAACCGGGGGAAAAATATGATGTGGCTTACCTGGTGAAAGACGTTGCTGGCAATATCAGCCGATTAAATTTCGCGCTACAAGGAAAAGCTACGATTGCTCCCGGGCCGCAGCAAGCCGGCATTCCGGTACAGTGGGACCAGGATTTACTGTTGAAGCAAGATGATGTGGTTGCCAACTTTAAAGCCGGCAGCTTTTACTCCAATTTCTTCCTCGACTACAAAGAACTGCCCACGCAAAAAGATTTGTACAGCAAACGCATTCAACTGCACCAGTCGGATGTGCCGGTACACCAATCTTACAATTTGCGGATCAAAGCAGAAGGGCTTCCCGCCGACCTGCAATCGCGGGCATTGATTGTTGCCATCGACCCGAAAACACACAAGCAGTATTCCATGGGCGGCAAATATACGAACGGCTGGGTTGAAGCGAATGTGCGGCAACTGGGAACATTTGCTATTGCAACTGATACCGAAGCGCCAACAATCACCCCGATCAATATTCAAAATCATTCCACCTTGACTGATCGCCGCAAGGTGAGTTTCAAACTTCTGGATAATCTATCTGGCATTGAGAGCTATAGTGGCTCGATTGACGGCCAGTGGGTGCTGTTTGAATACGACGCCAAAAACAGCCTGCTGGAATACAGTTTCGACGCGAAACGCCTGCAACTGGGAAAATCGCACAACCTGAAATTAACAGTAACCGACGGAGCCGGTAACGAAAGCGTTTACGAGGCGAAGTTTTACAGATAG
- a CDS encoding cell division protein ZapA — protein sequence MADKLSINININGRIYPLKIDRKDEERIRKAAKMINDIVLEYKKKYVNQDAQDFLAMTAFQFVLKNLEMEEQSDESPIVEEIRLLDEQLSEFLSLNE from the coding sequence ATGGCAGATAAGCTTTCAATAAATATTAACATCAACGGACGGATTTACCCGTTGAAGATTGACCGAAAGGATGAGGAGAGGATTCGGAAAGCTGCAAAGATGATCAATGATATCGTTCTGGAGTACAAGAAGAAGTATGTCAATCAAGACGCCCAGGATTTTTTGGCGATGACAGCATTTCAGTTTGTATTGAAAAATCTGGAAATGGAGGAGCAGTCCGATGAATCACCGATTGTTGAAGAAATACGCTTGTTGGACGAACAATTAAGCGAATTTTTGTCATTGAACGAATAA
- the cysN gene encoding sulfate adenylyltransferase subunit CysN: MTTQTSLNIQDFLNQDEKKDLLRILTAGSVDDGKSTLIGRLMFDSKMIYEDQLAALERDSKRIGHAGEDIDYALLLDGLKAEREQGITIDVAYRYFSTNKRKFIIADTPGHEQYTRNMVTGASTANLAIILIDATKGVITQTRRHTFLVSLLGIKHVVLAVNKMDLVDFDQKVFDSICEDYKNFVAQLDIPDVTPIPLSALKGDNVVEKSDRMPWYKGKCVLDFLEHVHISSDRNFEDMRYPVQYVLKPDNNFRGFSARVASGIVRKGETVMVLPSKKTSKIKSIVTFDGDLDEAFPPESVTVTLEDEIDISRGDMLVYPDNLPRVERHFEAMLVWMDENPMDPTTHFFIKHANNNTKARVDKIQYKVDVNTMERSDIDFFSLNEIGRVVLTTNKPLFFDPYKKNKSTGSFVLIDPMTNNTVAVGMIIDKLSSDNLPSRITEDEREQIRQGIGLIQDEQYQKRYNQKGATLWVTGLHGSGKNEMAFSLEKQLFEMGATVVLLDGSSVRSGLSKELDYSPTDRAEHLRRVAEVCRILNDQGIITICSFISPDLEIRKQVAKIIGEDRFHLFYMKADLEFCKKNKAEFYNQENLKYVPGIDITFDEPKNPSLELSSTDNGKNPEKIIAYCRENGIFPLQ; this comes from the coding sequence ATGACAACACAAACAAGTTTAAATATACAAGACTTCCTGAACCAGGACGAGAAAAAAGACCTGCTGCGCATTTTGACAGCAGGTTCGGTTGACGACGGTAAATCAACCCTTATTGGCCGACTGATGTTCGACAGTAAGATGATTTACGAAGATCAGCTTGCCGCACTGGAACGGGACAGCAAACGAATTGGCCATGCCGGTGAAGACATCGACTACGCCTTGCTTTTGGATGGATTGAAAGCAGAACGCGAACAAGGTATTACCATCGACGTTGCTTACCGCTATTTCTCAACTAACAAGCGTAAATTCATTATTGCCGATACCCCGGGACACGAACAGTACACCCGCAACATGGTTACCGGCGCATCAACCGCCAACCTGGCAATCATCCTGATCGATGCCACCAAAGGAGTAATTACGCAAACTCGTCGTCACACCTTCCTGGTATCGCTGCTTGGAATCAAGCACGTGGTGCTGGCAGTTAACAAGATGGACTTGGTAGACTTCGATCAGAAAGTTTTTGACAGCATCTGCGAAGACTATAAAAACTTCGTAGCTCAGCTCGATATTCCGGATGTGACTCCGATTCCACTGTCGGCCCTGAAAGGTGACAACGTGGTGGAAAAATCAGATCGCATGCCTTGGTACAAAGGTAAATGCGTGCTCGATTTCCTGGAACATGTACACATCAGCTCCGACCGTAATTTCGAAGACATGCGTTACCCGGTGCAGTACGTATTGAAACCGGACAACAACTTCCGTGGCTTCTCAGCTCGTGTTGCTTCTGGAATCGTCCGCAAAGGCGAAACAGTAATGGTACTGCCTTCGAAGAAAACATCAAAAATTAAAAGCATTGTTACTTTCGACGGCGACCTGGACGAAGCGTTTCCGCCTGAATCTGTAACTGTTACTCTGGAAGACGAAATCGACATTTCGCGTGGCGACATGCTGGTTTATCCGGACAATTTACCGCGTGTTGAGCGTCACTTCGAAGCAATGTTGGTTTGGATGGACGAGAATCCGATGGATCCGACGACACATTTCTTCATCAAGCACGCCAACAACAACACAAAAGCGCGCGTTGATAAAATTCAATATAAAGTGGACGTGAATACCATGGAACGTTCGGACATCGATTTCTTCAGCCTGAATGAAATTGGCCGCGTGGTATTAACCACCAACAAGCCGTTGTTTTTCGACCCTTACAAGAAAAACAAGAGCACCGGTTCGTTCGTGTTGATTGATCCAATGACCAACAACACCGTAGCTGTTGGGATGATCATTGACAAACTGAGCTCTGACAACCTTCCTTCGCGCATCACTGAAGACGAACGCGAACAAATTCGTCAGGGAATCGGCTTGATTCAGGACGAACAATATCAAAAACGTTACAACCAAAAAGGTGCTACGCTTTGGGTTACCGGTCTGCACGGTTCAGGTAAAAACGAAATGGCTTTCAGCCTCGAAAAGCAATTGTTCGAGATGGGCGCAACTGTTGTACTGCTTGATGGTAGTTCGGTGCGTTCAGGTCTCTCCAAAGAGCTGGATTACTCGCCAACTGACCGAGCAGAGCACCTGCGTCGCGTGGCCGAAGTTTGCCGTATCCTGAATGACCAGGGGATCATCACCATCTGCTCATTCATTTCACCTGACCTCGAAATTCGCAAACAAGTAGCGAAAATCATCGGTGAAGACCGTTTCCACCTGTTCTACATGAAAGCTGATTTGGAATTCTGCAAAAAGAACAAAGCGGAGTTCTACAACCAGGAGAACCTGAAATATGTACCGGGAATCGACATCACTTTCGACGAACCGAAGAATCCGTCGCTGGAATTGTCGTCAACCGACAATGGCAAGAATCCGGAGAAAATTATCGCCTACTGCCGCGAGAACGGAATCTTCCCGTTGCAATAA
- a CDS encoding DUF4293 domain-containing protein → MIQRIQTVYMLIAAILIGLLFTLPFADIADAAGKLYVFDIRGIVHQNTVTENGMAIAGLIGLILLLHVGAIFMYKRRILQIRFLVLSILLNIGLFGMFWFFTYYSFDDANISFKIAVVFPVVAIILDYLAIRGIGKDEALIRSLDRIR, encoded by the coding sequence ATGATACAACGTATTCAAACAGTTTATATGCTCATTGCCGCAATTCTGATCGGATTGCTTTTTACGCTTCCTTTTGCTGATATCGCGGACGCAGCGGGCAAGTTATATGTTTTCGATATCCGCGGAATCGTTCACCAAAATACGGTGACTGAAAACGGGATGGCAATCGCCGGATTGATCGGGCTTATTTTATTGCTGCACGTAGGAGCCATTTTTATGTACAAACGCCGGATTCTGCAAATTCGCTTTCTGGTATTGTCAATCCTGTTGAATATTGGCTTATTCGGTATGTTCTGGTTCTTCACTTACTACAGCTTCGATGACGCGAATATTAGTTTCAAAATTGCGGTTGTTTTCCCGGTTGTTGCCATCATCCTGGATTATTTGGCCATTCGTGGAATTGGAAAAGATGAAGCGTTGATTCGTTCGTTGGATCGTATTCGATAA